A single genomic interval of Rhizobium leguminosarum bv. trifolii WSM1325 harbors:
- a CDS encoding TRAP dicarboxylate transporter- DctP subunit (PFAM: TRAP dicarboxylate transporter- DctP subunit~KEGG: ret:RHE_CH03619 TRAP mannitol/C4-dicarboxylate transporter, substrate-binding protein) gives MDRRSFFKKAGTAGAGAVAATALAAPAIAQENPKIAWRMTSSFPKSLDTIYGGAEDIAKHVAAATDGNFTIQPFAAGEIVPGLQAVDAVAAGTVEAAHTTSYYFVGKDPTYAIGTAIPFGLNSRLTNAWYYEGNGNKLMNEFYATQGMYALPAGNTGAQMGGWFRKEINTLDDLKGVKMRIAGLAGRVMEKVGVIPQQIAGGDIYPALEKGTIDAAEFVGPYDDLKLGFHKVAKYYYYPGWWEGGPTVHGFFNLEKWSSLPKHYQAALTDACAFANTNMLAKYDTKNPTALKQLVAEGATLRPFSQEIMEACFQAATGIYSEISGTNQYFKKIYDDQTAFKRDAYLWMQLSEYTFDTFMMIQQRAGKL, from the coding sequence ATGGATCGTCGTTCGTTTTTCAAGAAGGCGGGAACCGCCGGCGCCGGTGCGGTTGCCGCAACGGCATTGGCTGCGCCTGCGATCGCGCAGGAGAATCCGAAGATCGCGTGGCGCATGACGTCGTCGTTTCCGAAGAGCTTGGATACGATCTATGGCGGCGCCGAGGATATCGCCAAGCATGTTGCCGCGGCGACGGATGGCAATTTCACGATCCAGCCCTTTGCGGCCGGTGAAATCGTGCCGGGCCTGCAGGCCGTCGATGCCGTTGCCGCCGGCACGGTCGAGGCAGCCCATACCACCTCCTATTATTTCGTCGGCAAGGACCCGACCTATGCCATCGGGACGGCCATTCCGTTCGGGCTGAACAGCCGTCTGACCAATGCCTGGTACTATGAAGGCAACGGCAACAAGCTGATGAACGAGTTTTATGCCACACAGGGAATGTATGCGCTGCCGGCCGGCAATACCGGTGCGCAGATGGGCGGCTGGTTCCGCAAGGAAATCAACACGCTCGATGACCTTAAGGGCGTCAAGATGCGCATTGCCGGCCTTGCCGGTCGCGTCATGGAGAAGGTCGGCGTCATCCCGCAGCAGATCGCCGGCGGCGATATCTATCCGGCGTTGGAAAAAGGCACGATCGATGCGGCGGAATTCGTCGGCCCCTATGACGACCTGAAGCTCGGCTTCCACAAGGTGGCGAAGTACTACTATTATCCGGGCTGGTGGGAAGGTGGCCCGACGGTGCATGGGTTCTTCAATCTCGAAAAATGGAGCAGCCTGCCCAAGCATTATCAGGCAGCGCTGACCGACGCCTGCGCCTTCGCCAATACCAACATGCTGGCGAAGTACGACACGAAGAACCCGACGGCGCTGAAGCAGCTCGTGGCGGAAGGCGCGACGCTGCGCCCGTTCAGCCAGGAGATCATGGAAGCCTGCTTCCAGGCGGCGACGGGCATCTACAGCGAAATTTCGGGCACGAACCAGTATTTCAAGAAGATCTATGACGACCAGACCGCCTTCAAGCGGGATGCCTATCTGTGGATGCAGCTGTCGGAATACACCTTCGATACGTTCATGATGATTCAGCAGCGGGCCGGAAAGCTTTAA
- a CDS encoding Gamma-glutamyl-gamma-aminobutyrate hydrolase (PFAM: peptidase C26; glutamine amidotransferase class-I~KEGG: rec:RHECIAT_CH0003889 probable glutamine amidotransferase protein) produces MTKPIVAIPADIRSFDGATWHAVQHQYLRAALNASGVMAFIIPAFEEGYDTDAILDRVDGLLVSGSASNVHPLLYGAEANDKDGPFDPARDATSLPLIRRAIDRAIPLLAICRGIQELNVALGGSLASEIQEQPGIWDHRRPEGVDRDGMYAIRQTVHVKEGSCIAAILGPGEIRVNSLHRQAIARTAPRLQVEAIAEDGTVEAVSVIDAKAFAVGVQWHPEYWAETDKSSNQLFAAFGDAVRAYAAAKRPVIPAQAIA; encoded by the coding sequence ATGACGAAACCGATCGTTGCCATTCCTGCCGATATCCGTAGCTTCGACGGCGCGACCTGGCATGCCGTGCAGCATCAATATCTGCGCGCCGCATTGAACGCATCCGGTGTCATGGCCTTCATCATCCCCGCTTTCGAGGAGGGCTACGATACCGACGCGATCCTCGACCGCGTCGACGGTCTGCTGGTCTCCGGTTCGGCCAGCAATGTTCATCCCTTGCTCTACGGTGCCGAGGCGAATGACAAGGACGGCCCCTTCGACCCCGCCCGCGACGCCACCAGCCTGCCGCTCATCCGCCGCGCCATTGACCGCGCCATCCCGCTGCTCGCCATCTGCCGCGGCATCCAGGAGCTGAATGTCGCCCTCGGCGGCTCGCTGGCAAGCGAGATTCAGGAGCAGCCCGGCATCTGGGACCATCGCCGGCCAGAAGGCGTCGACCGGGACGGCATGTACGCCATTCGCCAGACCGTCCACGTCAAGGAAGGCTCCTGCATCGCAGCCATTCTCGGACCGGGCGAGATCCGCGTGAATTCCCTGCATCGCCAGGCAATTGCCAGAACCGCCCCACGCCTGCAGGTGGAAGCGATCGCCGAGGACGGCACGGTGGAGGCCGTTTCCGTCATCGACGCCAAGGCTTTCGCCGTCGGCGTGCAATGGCATCCGGAATATTGGGCTGAAACCGACAAGTCTTCGAACCAGCTGTTCGCTGCTTTCGGCGACGCCGTCCGCGCCTATGCCGCCGCCAAGCGGCCGGTCATCCCGGCGCAGGCGATCGCGTGA
- a CDS encoding D-isomer specific 2-hydroxyacid dehydrogenase NAD-binding (PFAM: D-isomer specific 2-hydroxyacid dehydrogenase NAD-binding; D-isomer specific 2-hydroxyacid dehydrogenase catalytic region~KEGG: rec:RHECIAT_CH0003890 probable oxidoreductase/dehydrogenase protein) yields the protein MSRIAILVPGKIHERVLERLKDRFEIIAVPREEKLALDGETAGRIRGVAVSGSFPGAWIDQLPHAEVIANFGVGYDGVDVKHAAEKGIVVTNTPDVLNDEVADTAIGLLLNTVRELPRAEAWLRAGNWKPGTAYPLSRFSLKGRHIGLYGLGRIGLEIAKRLEPFKVKISYHTRSRHADVSYDYHPTLKGLAEAVDTLIAIVPKTPQTHKTIDADILAALGPNGILVNVGRGWTVDEAALSAALASGALGAAGLDVFYEEPTVPADLLGPTNAVLLPHVASASVPTRNAMADLVADNLIAWFDKGAALTPVPETPQKV from the coding sequence ATGTCCCGCATCGCCATTCTCGTTCCTGGGAAGATACACGAGCGTGTTCTCGAAAGGTTGAAGGATCGGTTTGAGATTATCGCCGTCCCACGCGAGGAGAAGCTTGCGCTGGACGGCGAGACTGCCGGCCGTATCCGCGGCGTCGCCGTGTCCGGCTCCTTCCCAGGCGCCTGGATAGACCAGCTGCCGCATGCCGAAGTGATCGCCAATTTCGGTGTCGGTTATGACGGCGTCGATGTGAAACATGCCGCCGAAAAAGGCATTGTCGTCACCAATACGCCTGATGTGCTGAACGACGAGGTCGCCGATACGGCGATCGGCCTGCTGCTGAACACGGTTCGCGAGTTGCCGCGGGCCGAAGCGTGGCTGCGTGCCGGCAACTGGAAGCCGGGAACGGCCTATCCGCTGTCGCGCTTCTCGCTCAAGGGCCGCCATATCGGGCTTTACGGCCTTGGCCGCATCGGGCTCGAAATCGCCAAGCGGCTGGAGCCGTTCAAGGTGAAGATCAGTTATCACACACGTTCGCGCCACGCCGATGTGTCCTACGATTATCACCCGACGTTGAAGGGGCTGGCGGAAGCGGTGGATACGCTGATCGCCATCGTTCCGAAGACGCCGCAGACACACAAGACGATCGATGCGGATATTCTGGCAGCACTCGGCCCAAACGGCATTCTCGTCAACGTCGGCCGTGGCTGGACGGTGGACGAGGCGGCGCTGAGTGCCGCTCTTGCCTCCGGCGCGCTCGGTGCTGCCGGCCTCGACGTTTTCTATGAAGAGCCGACCGTGCCGGCCGACCTGCTGGGGCCGACCAACGCCGTGCTGCTGCCGCACGTCGCCTCCGCGTCCGTGCCGACACGCAATGCAATGGCCGATCTCGTTGCCGACAATCTCATCGCCTGGTTCGATAAGGGTGCGGCGCTGACGCCGGTGCCGGAGACGCCGCAGAAGGTTTAG
- a CDS encoding transcriptional regulator, LacI family (PFAM: periplasmic binding protein/LacI transcriptional regulator~SMART: regulatory protein LacI~KEGG: ret:RHE_CH03622 LacI family transcription regulator), whose protein sequence is MVQKIKLSTIAETLGISTATVSLALRDSPLVAGNTREKIKEQARALGYIYNRRAASLRTSRSGIIGVVVHDIMNPFYGEILKAIESELDRSRHTFILSNHYDNVEKQRTFIETLLQLGGDGVIMSPAIGTPPEDVQLAEDNGMPAILVARSMEGQDLPTYRGDDSYGISLATNHLIGLGHRSIAMIGGTDQTSTGRDRYQGYVNSLRKAGIEVDPNLRIPGPRSKQGGFEAAVHFLSLPQKPTAAVCWNDLVAIGLMNGIARAGLVPGRDISVTGYDDLEEASIATPALTTVWNGQAEVGRLAARALLDRLAGSHEPDGMHLIKPEMRIRQSTSPHRPRA, encoded by the coding sequence GTGGTTCAGAAGATCAAGCTTTCGACAATCGCCGAAACGCTCGGCATTTCTACGGCGACCGTATCGCTTGCCTTACGCGACAGTCCGCTCGTCGCCGGCAATACCCGGGAGAAGATCAAGGAACAGGCGCGCGCGCTCGGCTATATCTACAATCGCCGTGCCGCCAGCCTTCGGACCTCGCGCTCCGGCATCATCGGCGTCGTCGTGCACGACATCATGAACCCGTTCTATGGCGAGATCCTGAAGGCGATCGAAAGCGAGCTTGATCGCAGCCGCCACACCTTCATCCTTTCCAACCATTACGACAATGTCGAGAAGCAGCGCACCTTCATCGAGACGCTGCTGCAGCTCGGTGGCGACGGCGTCATCATGTCGCCGGCGATCGGTACTCCGCCTGAAGACGTGCAGCTGGCAGAAGACAACGGCATGCCGGCGATCCTCGTCGCCCGCTCGATGGAAGGGCAGGACCTGCCGACCTATCGCGGTGACGACAGCTACGGCATCTCGCTTGCCACCAACCACCTGATCGGCCTTGGTCATCGCTCGATCGCCATGATCGGCGGCACGGACCAGACATCCACCGGCCGCGACCGTTACCAGGGCTATGTCAATTCGCTGCGCAAGGCCGGCATCGAGGTCGATCCGAACTTGCGCATTCCCGGTCCGCGCTCGAAACAGGGCGGTTTCGAGGCGGCCGTGCATTTCCTTTCGCTGCCGCAGAAGCCGACCGCGGCCGTCTGCTGGAACGATCTCGTAGCGATCGGCCTGATGAACGGCATTGCGCGCGCGGGCCTGGTGCCGGGACGCGATATTTCCGTCACCGGCTACGACGATCTCGAGGAGGCCTCGATCGCTACGCCTGCGCTAACGACCGTCTGGAACGGTCAGGCCGAGGTCGGGCGCCTGGCCGCTCGGGCGCTGCTCGATCGCCTTGCCGGCAGCCATGAGCCTGATGGCATGCATCTGATCAAACCGGAAATGCGCATTCGCCAGTCCACCAGTCCCCATCGGCCGCGCGCCTGA
- a CDS encoding transcriptional regulator, MarR family (PFAM: regulatory protein MarR~SMART: regulatory protein MarR~KEGG: ret:RHE_CH03623 MarR family transcriptional regulator), protein MGKKHKDGKKNKSKKKDQTEYTLVDLSPALTQAARSMRTVLSRNLLESGLYAGQDGVILSLAESDGMTAGGLAQKLGVKAPTMTRTIGRMEAQGFLERKPDAEDARLTKVYLTELGRGSVQGIEMAASACDKLATQEFSEKEIRNLVRLLKAIDANLQAEAIHIEEPDED, encoded by the coding sequence ATGGGAAAGAAGCACAAGGACGGCAAAAAGAACAAGTCCAAGAAGAAGGATCAGACCGAGTATACGCTCGTCGATCTCTCTCCGGCTCTGACCCAGGCGGCACGTTCCATGCGGACGGTGCTCTCGCGCAACCTGCTCGAAAGCGGCCTCTATGCCGGCCAGGATGGCGTCATCCTCTCGCTTGCCGAGAGCGACGGCATGACGGCCGGCGGCCTTGCCCAGAAGCTCGGCGTCAAAGCGCCGACGATGACGCGCACCATCGGCCGCATGGAAGCGCAGGGCTTTCTCGAGCGTAAGCCCGATGCGGAGGATGCGCGCCTCACCAAGGTCTATCTCACCGAACTCGGCCGCGGCAGCGTGCAAGGGATCGAGATGGCGGCCTCGGCCTGCGACAAGTTGGCGACGCAGGAGTTCTCCGAGAAGGAAATTCGCAATCTCGTCCGATTGCTGAAGGCGATCGATGCCAATCTGCAGGCCGAAGCCATTCATATCGAAGAACCGGACGAAGACTGA
- a CDS encoding Creatininase (PFAM: Creatininase~KEGG: rec:RHECIAT_CH0003893 putative creatininase protein) has product MMTPSPRFEDSNPASTPDGRHLIAVLPLGAHEQHGPHLPFETDTLIAEGIAGRLKIALPAGLPVTFLPAESVGYSIEHMDVEGTKTLAFDEAVNRWLGIAEGLAKQGIRKLVMLNAHGGNSPIVTIVATEARLRFAMLAVATSWTRFGLPDGVVTPEEKAIGIHGGDIETSVMLALHPDKVDMAKAANFSSRQTEFAERFKHLRAYGPHAFGWKMSDLNAEGVAGNAAAATVEKGEALIAHAVKGLVELLSDVDAFDVAQLR; this is encoded by the coding sequence ATGATGACACCTTCGCCGCGCTTCGAGGACAGCAACCCGGCCTCTACACCTGACGGGCGCCATCTGATCGCCGTGCTGCCGCTCGGCGCCCATGAACAGCACGGCCCTCACCTGCCCTTCGAAACCGACACCCTGATTGCCGAAGGCATCGCCGGACGATTGAAGATAGCCTTGCCTGCCGGCCTGCCGGTCACCTTCCTGCCCGCCGAATCTGTCGGCTATTCCATAGAGCATATGGATGTTGAAGGAACGAAGACGCTTGCCTTCGACGAAGCGGTAAACCGCTGGCTCGGCATCGCCGAGGGGCTGGCAAAGCAGGGCATCCGCAAATTGGTGATGCTGAACGCCCATGGCGGCAATTCGCCCATCGTGACCATTGTCGCGACCGAGGCGCGGCTCCGCTTCGCCATGCTGGCCGTGGCAACGAGCTGGACCCGTTTCGGCCTGCCGGATGGCGTGGTCACGCCGGAGGAAAAGGCGATCGGCATCCATGGCGGCGATATCGAGACATCGGTGATGCTGGCGCTTCATCCCGACAAGGTTGATATGGCGAAGGCGGCGAACTTTTCCTCGCGGCAGACGGAATTCGCCGAGCGTTTCAAGCATCTGCGCGCCTACGGGCCGCACGCCTTCGGCTGGAAGATGTCGGACCTCAATGCTGAAGGCGTGGCGGGAAACGCCGCCGCCGCCACAGTAGAGAAAGGCGAGGCGCTGATTGCCCATGCGGTAAAAGGACTGGTGGAATTGCTGAGTGACGTCGATGCATTCGATGTCGCGCAACTGCGGTGA
- a CDS encoding cobalamin synthesis protein P47K (PFAM: cobalamin synthesis protein P47K; cobalamin synthesis CobW domain protein~KEGG: ret:RHE_CH03625 cobalamin synthesis protein P47K family) has product MTDAISTLKPIPVTVLTGYLGAGKTTLLNRILSENHGKKYAVIVNEFGEIGIDNDLIVESDEEIYEMNNGCVCCTVRGDLIRVVEGLMRRPGRFDGIIVETTGLADPVPVAQTFFMDDDVRAKTELDAVVALVDAKHLPLRLKDSREAEDQIAFADVVIINKSDLVTPEELDVIEDIVRAINPAARVYKTSRSGVDLARVLDQGAFNLERALENDPHFLEHGHDDHVCGPDCDHDHHHHDHDHQHGDHGHDHHHHGAHQHGAMSAIHDVTVQSVSLRGAEMNPERFFPWIQKVTQTQGPNILRLKGIIAFKDDPERYVVQGVHMIIEGDHQRPWKEGEKHESRLVFIGRELDREKLEASFKACEAAA; this is encoded by the coding sequence ATGACCGACGCGATCTCCACCCTGAAGCCCATTCCCGTTACCGTGCTCACCGGTTATCTTGGCGCCGGCAAGACGACATTGCTCAACCGCATTCTCTCCGAAAATCACGGCAAGAAATATGCGGTCATCGTCAATGAATTCGGCGAAATCGGCATCGACAACGACCTGATCGTCGAGTCGGACGAAGAAATCTACGAGATGAACAATGGCTGTGTCTGCTGCACGGTGCGCGGCGACCTGATCCGCGTTGTCGAAGGCCTGATGCGCCGCCCCGGCCGCTTCGACGGCATCATCGTCGAGACGACGGGCCTTGCCGATCCGGTGCCAGTCGCCCAGACCTTCTTCATGGATGACGATGTGCGCGCCAAGACCGAACTCGACGCCGTCGTCGCCCTCGTCGATGCCAAGCACCTGCCGCTGCGCCTGAAGGACAGCCGCGAGGCCGAGGACCAGATCGCCTTCGCCGACGTCGTCATCATCAACAAGAGCGACCTGGTGACCCCGGAAGAACTTGATGTGATCGAGGATATCGTCCGCGCCATCAACCCGGCCGCCCGAGTTTACAAGACCAGCCGCTCCGGCGTCGACCTCGCCCGCGTGCTCGATCAGGGCGCCTTCAACCTGGAGCGCGCGCTCGAAAACGATCCGCATTTCCTCGAGCACGGCCATGACGACCATGTCTGCGGCCCCGATTGCGATCACGACCACCACCATCATGACCATGATCATCAGCATGGTGACCACGGCCACGACCATCATCACCATGGCGCCCATCAACATGGCGCGATGTCGGCGATCCACGATGTGACGGTGCAGTCGGTGTCGCTGCGCGGCGCAGAGATGAACCCGGAGCGCTTCTTCCCCTGGATCCAGAAGGTCACCCAGACGCAGGGGCCAAATATCCTGCGTCTTAAGGGCATCATCGCCTTCAAAGACGATCCCGAGCGTTACGTCGTTCAGGGCGTGCACATGATCATCGAGGGCGACCACCAGCGGCCGTGGAAGGAAGGCGAAAAGCACGAGAGCCGTCTCGTCTTCATCGGCCGCGAACTTGACCGCGAGAAGCTCGAAGCCTCCTTCAAGGCCTGCGAGGCAGCCGCCTGA
- a CDS encoding WD-40 repeat protein (SMART: WD-40 repeat protein~KEGG: ret:RHE_CH03626 hypothetical protein), with translation MPTVAPLDLDGHVLAVEFLGDVPFFASANGTFHRLDGGDRVSEAHQGMLTAIRDPYSESLISGGEDGKVLRIAADGSVSEIATAPRKWISQVAAGPQGAVAYSYGKSSLVRLADGTTKEFAEERTVEGLAFAPKGLRIAAARYNGVSLHWIGMNAKPVDLEWKGAHTGVTFSPDGNFLVTSMQENALHGWKLDIKPGTEARHMRMTGYPAKVKSLSWSVKGKWLASSGAPAAIVWPFQGKDGPMGKAPMELGTRANIMATAVKFHPLEDILAIGFIDGMILAVRITDSKEALLRRPGKGAITAMSWSKNGKLLAFGSEAGDCGVVDISA, from the coding sequence ATGCCGACAGTTGCACCGCTTGATCTCGACGGCCACGTTCTGGCCGTCGAATTTTTAGGTGATGTTCCCTTCTTCGCAAGCGCAAACGGTACATTCCACCGGCTGGACGGCGGCGACAGGGTTTCCGAAGCCCACCAGGGCATGCTCACCGCGATCCGCGATCCCTATAGCGAGAGCCTGATCTCGGGCGGCGAGGACGGCAAGGTGCTGCGCATTGCCGCCGACGGCAGCGTCAGCGAGATCGCGACCGCGCCGCGCAAGTGGATTTCGCAGGTCGCAGCCGGCCCGCAGGGTGCCGTTGCCTATTCCTACGGCAAGAGTTCACTGGTGCGCCTTGCCGACGGCACGACCAAGGAATTCGCCGAAGAGCGCACGGTCGAAGGCCTTGCCTTTGCGCCGAAGGGCCTACGCATCGCGGCGGCGCGCTACAACGGCGTGTCGCTGCACTGGATCGGTATGAACGCCAAGCCGGTCGACCTGGAATGGAAGGGTGCGCATACCGGCGTCACCTTCTCGCCTGATGGCAATTTCCTCGTCACCTCGATGCAGGAAAACGCACTGCACGGCTGGAAGCTCGACATCAAGCCCGGTACCGAAGCTCGCCACATGCGCATGACCGGCTACCCCGCCAAGGTGAAATCGCTCTCCTGGTCGGTCAAGGGCAAGTGGCTCGCGTCTTCAGGCGCGCCTGCGGCAATCGTCTGGCCCTTCCAGGGCAAGGACGGGCCGATGGGCAAGGCGCCGATGGAGCTCGGCACCCGCGCCAATATCATGGCGACCGCGGTGAAGTTCCATCCGCTCGAAGACATCCTCGCCATCGGCTTCATCGACGGCATGATCCTGGCTGTGCGCATCACCGACAGCAAGGAAGCGCTCCTGCGCCGACCCGGCAAGGGCGCGATCACGGCGATGAGTTGGAGCAAAAACGGCAAGCTGCTCGCCTTCGGCTCCGAAGCCGGCGACTGCGGCGTCGTCGATATTTCGGCTTGA
- a CDS encoding GCN5-related N-acetyltransferase (PFAM: GCN5-related N-acetyltransferase~KEGG: bbt:BBta_4578 putative GCN5-related N-acetyltransferase (GNAT)), with product MDDALTESEIVALTANHMQAAAEIRRVALWQRLPWLPDVHTPEEEEQYWRMHLLPNCSILGAAMGNRLVGVIAYGDNWIEQLYVLPGFQGMGIGSSLLGCAKEEMNEIRLWTFQRNAGARAFYERHGFIAEEETDGADNEEREPDVLYHWRLLPELTARLQPSG from the coding sequence ATGGACGACGCCTTGACGGAATCCGAAATCGTGGCGCTCACGGCCAATCACATGCAAGCCGCGGCCGAAATCAGACGTGTCGCCCTGTGGCAGCGGCTGCCCTGGCTGCCGGATGTCCATACGCCCGAGGAAGAGGAGCAGTATTGGCGCATGCATCTGCTACCGAATTGCTCGATCCTCGGCGCTGCCATGGGCAACCGGCTCGTAGGTGTCATCGCCTATGGCGACAACTGGATAGAGCAGCTTTACGTTCTCCCCGGGTTCCAGGGCATGGGCATCGGCTCCTCCCTCCTTGGCTGCGCCAAGGAGGAGATGAACGAGATCAGGCTCTGGACGTTTCAGCGCAATGCGGGCGCTCGCGCTTTCTACGAACGGCACGGTTTTATCGCCGAGGAGGAGACCGATGGCGCCGACAACGAAGAACGGGAGCCTGATGTACTCTATCATTGGCGCCTGCTTCCGGAGCTG